A portion of the Scylla paramamosain isolate STU-SP2022 chromosome 32, ASM3559412v1, whole genome shotgun sequence genome contains these proteins:
- the LOC135089004 gene encoding fibrillin-2-like isoform X6 codes for MEDKEQQDQHIISAYNVVETSPALKKLLGEEVGKGETKNPFDDEEEEQEEAKGGEEVVEGEEENEEVQGQQETREERKRRRKGRRQRKKGKKGGGGNGRGGRRKAKEQEATDEGENESELQVPSTSEENVMEGQEAAVTTTLSPANERLMRRRERKRRRKERRQRKENQRRRGGGGRRGGRRKVEEAEGEDRSTNEVSQGQQGVVTSDSTSRDPQPGVRVSAAERRRRRRRRRRRKDRKNRNGRGGKRERRRNKGKKGGNGSGNGDERIEMNEVPVNDISLLDTNDGVAVFEVGANTLDDVPIEVQPALPKRPKKQTGNRKRKLQQSSREGRLDQTSIESEVQEVLTTPTTTTTTTTTTTTTTTTETPMRHPKAPVLAPVEPQYTVDGDTETTRTIFDFYPEDTSEEVPADTQMEEEPRAASDGERERPSSDSGRKKGKKKKKKTETSTLPEDSTAEYPDEDVELQDYQNYLYGLENTEESSSEATALEDLFPEGLPEGYPTDRLRSDGNFSQNTRFIETEDIDFSELDQSCVISEADSIYLPPPRVRHAHVSAYYTVTNPAPPHNKYAEAVYECEFGYRLNEDFTNRLFCRRDKWLGMLPSCVAYAKQATTGKCGENNGGCQQICEATEEGRQCLCYKGFRLDEDGINCLDVDECAVNNGGCRGSCVNRLGYHRCGCPWGYRLATNGKTCIDKNECLLRNGHGPCQDTCHNTEGGYYCTCHNLPGTHLAKDNHTCEDEDECAINNGGCSHICLNTFGQIFCTCPEGFLMAMDWKTCEDINECEYEDIAKGCTHGCINTVGSYRCAQEDELVHALQCPAGLVPTEDGESCKDVDECEEDNFSCSDICVNSHGSAHCACPSGFSLAQDDKTCQDIDECEDGTAECSHGCSNSKGSYTCTCPAGHALESDLATCTDIDECSQDAGCSHGCENTDGSFTCTCPEGLTLHTDLITCVDVDECVAGHGCSHGCRNTEGSFACTCPRGLSLAPDGFTCRDVDECSGEHKCSHGCKNTEGSHACTCPEGLLLAADLATCSDVDECASDNGGCEQVCENTEGSYLCSCHAGHVLATNHTCVDEDECAEDNGGCQQDCTNTPGSYECSCGEGFLQEGKHDCSDVDECEEDNFGCSDVCVNTFGGAYCSCPVGYSLMHDNRTCEDDDECEAGSGSCSHGCTNTDGSFTCECPEGLSLSPDSVTCLDVNECAADNGGCDQICENVEGSFYCDCEEGFVLSDDGASCLDVDECAEDNGGCQQECLNEPGSFSCSCFPGYDLEDDFHCSDVDECALQLSTCQHECFNLPGSYDCLCHDGFELSVDNRTCADIDECGVDNGCSHFCTNFNGSYTCHCPPGFKLFVDEHTCVDVDECDEDNGGCSHVCSNSKGGYKCLCPEGFQLLEEGSTHEKLHVCVDVDECLDSNGNCSHECHNLEGGHECRCPSGYIFLEDDDGSLSRHECVDVDECREHNGGCSHFCVNTEGGMECQCPQGMTMPEGGQAFECQDIDECLKDNGGCSHLCTNLPGTYECGCPDGWRLDVHYDDMDYSEDVTNFEVSNDVIWRQCVDVDECGEDRGGCSHICQNDDGGYLCSCPPGYWLGRDNKTCWDINECNVDKGGCSHECTNTEGSFVCTCPEGFVLRDDRRCQDVDECENDNGGCSDLCVNQLGRYHCACPPGFLLEDDDLTCSDINECGRDNGGCSHTCHNLHGRYTCSCPAGLVLNEDSHTCDDEDECDTDNGGCSHECINEVGSHECGCPAGLTLAVDGRTCLDVDECGVKNGGCSHQCTNHEGHYTCLCPAGTVLAADNHTCEDVNECDKRNGGCSYKCVNTEGGYECHCRLGMEVGRDGHTCQDVDECADGNGGCSDHCHNTRGSFRCECPLGYSLGLDGATCEDINECELANGGCSHGCINTEGSFSCNKCSEGYKLGEDLLTCVDIDECLQSPCEHDCVNIPGSYYCSCKTGFRPRPDAAHRCWDVNECEEDNGGCARDCFNTIGSYHCRCPRGYELGRDKHSCEANPTFCPVMVAPLHGEMTCSHNLIGNAYPHGTSCSISCFLGFALHGSPNATCLPTGVWSANPATCRAMKCAMLVDVDHGRVSPKRCTRRTSSVGQHCYLSCSPGYRVVGNPVRTCQTSGLWSPETSSPYCEKDSLKPFIQCPSDVQVDLAPHMNSAYVRLPQPKANVDWFRYAPSVSRRRGDSRDSEDPRYVDASPDWAKQLEADLPAGKTTVTFVARSPMSDESATCSFIVEVRDKEDPQVFGCPKSFTVLLTEGQATAEVMWKEPLFKDNVEISHLWKSLEPGRHLTAGTYPVHYVAMDPYRNRAKCSFVVTVQPHSSPPAHPPYHSSQVMAVCPGLNGGKPIRMYAWRVPQGCTVVGRNSNVLHAQWEHSRTSTQVDDVNGAVTAPRRSAAAPTREPSAYTPPAGHHTHRRTSSHSNPVRGETPASTSPELPQERTLGRRFFDTFSLASLRPGSTLAFAHAQARGGPNSNTQAFAHARVTSYG; via the exons ATGGAGGATAAGGAGCAGCAGGACCAGCATATAATCAGTGCATATAATGTAGTGGAGACGTCCCCGGCACTGAAGAAGCTGCTTGGTGAAGaagtagggaagggagagaccAAAAACCCTTTtgatgacgaggaagaggagcaagaagaagcgaagggaggagaggaagtggtggaaggagaggaggaaaatgaggaggtgCAGGGTCAACAGGAGAcgcgggaggaaaggaagaggaggagaaagggtcgaagacaaagaaagaaggggaagaaaggaggaggtggaaatggaagaggaggaagacgaaaagcgAAAGAACAG GAAGCAACtgatgagggagagaacgaGTCAGAACTGCAAGTCCCATCAACCTCAGAGGAGAACGTGATGGAGGGGCAGGAGGCGGCTGTAACCACGACCTTAAGCCCTGCAAATGAAAGGCTAATGAGGcgcagggaaagaaagaggaggagaaaagagaggcgacagaggaaggaaaaccaacggagaagaggaggaggaggacgaagaggagggagaagaaaggtggaggaagcTGAG ggCGAGGATCGATCAACCAATGAGGTCAGCCAAGGTCAGCAAGGAGTGGTGACCTCTGACTCCACATCACGTGACCCACAACCGGGCGTGCGTGTATCTGCggccgagaggaggaggaggaggcgaaggaggaggaggaggaaggataggaagaataggaacggcaggggagggaagagag AAAGGAGGCggaacaagggaaagaaaggaggaaatggcaGCGGCAACGGGGACGAGAGGATAGAGATGAATGAAGTTCCAGTAAACGACATCTCTCTCCTTGATACCAATGACGGGGTGGCAGTCTTTGAGGTCGGCGCTAACACCCTCGACGACGTGCCTATCGAAGTCCAGCCGGCGCTGCCCAAAAGACCCAAAAAGCAGACgggcaacagaaaacggaagctTCAGCAATCGTCGCGGGAAGGCAGACTCGACCAAACCAGTATTGAGAGTGAAGTCCAGGAGGTTTTAACTACTCCaacgaccaccacgaccaccacgaccaccactacgactactaccaccactgaaACACCAATGCGTCACCCGAAGGCGCCTGTACTTGCCCCAGTCGAGCCTCAGTACACGGTGGACGGAGACACGGAGACAACGCGTACTATATTTGATTTCTACCCTGAGGACACGAGTGAGGAAGTCCCTGCAGACACGCAGATGGAGGAAGAACCACGTGCTGCCTctgatggtgagagagaaagacccTCCAGCGACTCCGGCAGGAAAaaaggcaagaagaagaagaagaagaccgaAACCTCAACTTTACCAGAAGACTCGACTGCAGAGTATCCTGACGAAGACGTGGAGTTGCAGGATTACCAGAACTACTTGTACGGCTTAGAGAACACTGAGGAGTCTTCCAGCGAGGCCACGGCACTGGAGGACCTGTTTCCAGAGGGTCTTCCTGAGGGTTACCCAACGGATAGGCTAAGAAGTGATGGGAACTTCTCTCAAAACACCAG GTTCATTGAGACGGAGGACATCGATTTCTCGGAGCTGGACCAGTCATGCGTCATCTCAGAGGCTGACAGTATCTACCTCCCGCCGCCTAGGGTCCGCCACGCCCACGTCAGCGCCTATTACAC TGTTACCAACCCGGCGCCGCCCCATAACAAATACGCGGAGGCGGTGTATGAGTGTGAGTTCGGGTACCGCCTGAACGAGGACTTCACCAACAGACTCTTCTGCAGGAGAGATAAGTGGCTAGGGATGCTGCCGTCCTGTGTGGCTTAcg CCAAGCAAGCCACGACGGGGAAGTGTGGGGAGAACAACGGAGGGTGCCAACAGATCTGCGAGGCTACTGAGGAAGGGCGCCAGTGCCTCTGCTACAAGGGCTTCAGACTGGACGAGGACGGAATCAACTGCTTGG ACGTGGACGAGTGTGCAGTGAACAACGGCGGGTGTCGGGGTTCCTGCGTCAATAGGTTGGGCTATCACCGGTGCGGGTGTCCTTGGGGTTACCGTCTGGCCACCAACGGCAAGACCTGCATCG ATAAGAATGAGTGTTTGCTGAGGAACGGCCACGGCCCCTGCCAAGACACCTGTCACAACACGGAGGGCGGCTACTACTGCACCTGTCATAATCTTCCCG GCACACACCTGGCGAAGGACAACCACACCTGCGAGGACGAGGATGAGTGTGCGATCAATAACGGAGGCTGTTCACACATCTGTCTCAACACCTTCGGCCAGATCTTTTGCACGTGTCCCGAGGGCTTCCTGATGGCGATGGACTGGAAGACGTGCGAAG ACATCAACGAGTGTGAATACGAGGATATAGCGAAGGGGTGTACCCACGGCTGCATCAACACGGTGGGCAGCTACCGGTGTGCCCAGGAGGACGAACTGGTGCATGCCCTTCAGTGCCCCGCCGGTCTGGTGCCCACGGAGGACGGCGAAAGCTGTAAAG aCGTGGACGAGTGTGAGGAGGACAACTTCAGCTGCTCGGACATCTGCGTCAACTCTCACGGCTCAGCTCACTGTGCGTGTCCCTCTGGCTTCTCCCTCGCGCAGGACGATAAGACTTGCCAAG ACATTGACGAGTGTGAGGACGGGACGGCGGAGTGTTCCCACGGCTGCAGCAATTCTAAAGGCTCCTATACCTGCACCTGCCCCGCCGGCCACGCCCTGGAATCTGACCTCGCTACCTGCACAG ACATCGACGAATGTTCCCAAGATGCCGGCTGCTCCCACGGCTGCGAGAACACGGACGGCTCCTTTACATGTACCTGTCCCGAGGGCCTCACGCTGCACACTGATCTCATTACCTGTGTAG ACGTGGACGAGTGTGTGGCGGGGCACGGGTGTTCGCACGGCTGCCGCAACACCGAGGGCTCCTTCGCCTGCACGTGTCCGCGCGGCCTCTCTCTGGCGCCTGATGGTTTCACCTGTCGCG ATGTAGACGAGTGTTCCGGGGAGCACAAGTGTTCCCACGGCTGTAAGAACACTGAGGGCTCCCACGCCTGCACCTGTCCCGAGGGCCTGCTCCTGGCGGCTGACCTGGCCACCTGCTCTG ACGTAGATGAGTGCGCCTCGGATAACGGCGGGTGCGAGCAGGTGTGCGAGAACACGGAGGGCTCCTACCTGTGCAGCTGTCACGCGGGGCACGTCCTGGCCACCAATCACACCTGCGTTGACGAGGACGAGTGTGCCGAGGACAATGGTGGCTGTCAGCAG GATTGCACCAACACGCCGGGGTCTTACGAGTGCTCCTGCGGCGAGGGATTCCTGCAGGAGGGGAAGCACGACTGTAGCGACGTGGACGAGTGCGAGGAGGATAACTTTGGATGCTCCGATGTTTGCGTGAACACCTTCGGCGGCGCCTATTGCTCCTGCCCCGTCGGTTACTCCCTCATGCACGACAACAGGACGTGTGAAG ACGATGACGAATGTGAGGCAGGCAGCGGCAGTTGCTCCCACGGCTGTACGAACACTGACGGCTCCTTCACCTGCGAGTGTCCCGAGGGCCTTAGCCTTTCCCCGGACAGCGTTACCTGCCTCG ATGTGAATGAGTGTGCTGCAGACAACGGAGGGTGTGACCAGATCTGCGAGAACGTGGAAGGCTCTTTCTACTGTGACTGCGAGGAAGGCTTTGTCCTCTCCGACGACGGCGCCTCGTGTTTGGATGTGGACGAGTGTGCCGAGGACAACGGTGGATGTCAGCAG GAATGTCTGAACGAGCCGGgatccttctcctgctcttgcTTCCCCGGCTATGACCTGGAGGACGACTTCCACTGCAGCGACGTGGACGAGTGTGCGCTGCAGCTGTCCACTTGCCAGCACGAGTGCTTCAACCTGCCCGGCAGCTACGACTGTCTCTGCCACGATGGTTTCGAACTCTCCGTCGACAACCGCACGTGTGCCGACATCGACGAGTGCGGCGTGGACAACGGCTGCTCGCACTTCTGCACTAACTTCAATGGCTCCTACACGTGCCACTGCCCGCCCGGATTCAAGCTCTTCGTGGACGAGCACACCTGCGTGGACGTGGACGAGTGCGACGAGGATAACGGAGGCTGCTCACACGTCTGTTCCAACTCCAAGGGCGGCTACAAGTGTCTGTGTCCCGAGGGATTTCAGCTCCTGGAGGAGGGAAGTACGCATGAGAAGCTCCACGTGTGTGTCGATGTGGACGAGTGTCTAGACAGTAACGGGAACTGCAGCCACGAGTGTCACAACCTGGAGGGCGGACACGAGTGCAGGTGTCCCTCAGGCTACATCTTCCTGGAGGATGATGATGGGTCACTCAGCCGCCACGAGTGTGTTGACGTGGACGAGTGTCGGGAACACAACGGCGGGTGCAGCCACTTCTGCGTGAACACTGAGGGCGGGATGGAGTGCCAGTGCCCGCAGGGGATGACGATGCCTGAGGGCGGCCAAGCATTCGAGTGCCAGGACATCGACGAGTGCCTGAAGGACAATGGTGGGTGCAGTCACCTGTGTACCAACCTGCCGGGCACCTACGAGTGTGGCTGTCCTGATGGCTGGCGCCTCGACGTCCACTACGACGACATGGACTATTCCGAGGACGTCACCAACTTCGAGGTCTCCAATGACGTCATCTGGAGACAGTGTGTGGACGTGGACGAGTGTGGCGAGGACCGCGGCGGCTGTAGCCACATCTGTCAGAACGACGATGGTGGGTACCTGTGCTCGTGTCCTCCCGGGTACTGGCTGGGGCGGGACAACAAGACCTGCTGGGACATCAACGAGTGCAACGTGGACAAGGGCGGATGTTCCCACGAGTGCACCAACACCGAGGGCTCTTTCGTGTGCACGTGTCCCGAGGGCTTCGTGCTGCGGGACGACAGGAGATGCCAGGACGTGGACGAGTGTGAGAATGACAACGGAGGCTGCTCGGACCTGTGCGTCAACCAGCTGGGCCGCTACCACTGCGCCTGCCCACCGGGCTTCCTGCTGGAGGATGATGACTTGACCTGCTCGGACATAAATGAGTGTGGCAGAGACAATGGCGGCTGCTCTCACACCTGCCACAACCTGCACGGCCGCTACACCTGCAGCTGTCCCGCAGGTCTGGTGCTGAATGAAGATTCCCACACTTGTGACGACGAGGACGAGTGTGACACAGACAACGGCGGCTGCTCACACGAATGCATCAACGAGGTGGGTTCCCATGAGTGTGGGTGCCCCGCTGGCCTCACGCTGGCGGTGGATGGACGCACTTGTCTCGACGTGGATGAGTGTGGAGTGAAGAATGGCGGCTGCTCCCACCAGTGCACCAACCATGAGGGTCACTACACGTGTCTGTGCCCCGCCGGCACTGTTCTCGCCGCTGACAACCACACCTGCGAGGACGTGAACGAGTGTGACAAGAGGAACGGAGGCTGCAGCTACAAGTGTGTCAACACGGAGGGCGGCTACGAGTGCCACTGCCGCCTGGGGATGGAGGTGGGGCGCGACGGGCACACCTGCCAGGACGTGGACGAGTGTGCCGATGGGAATGGAGGCTGCAGCGACCACTGCCACAACACCAGGGGGTCCTTCAG GTGTGAGTGTCCCCTCGGGTACTCCCTGGGGCTGGACGGGGCCACGTGTGAGGACATCAACGAGTGTGAGCTGGCCAACGGAGGCTGCTCGCACGGCTGCATCAACACTGAGGGATCCTTCTCCTGCAACAA GTGTTCTGAAGGGTACAAGCTGGGGGAGGACTTGCTGACGTGTGTGGATATCGATGAGTGCCTTCAGTCTCCTTGTGAACACGATTGCGTCAACATCCCAGGCTCCTACTACTGCTCGTGCAAGACAGGATTCAGACCGAGGCCAGA CGCCGCTCACCGCTGCTGGGACGTGAACGAGTGCGAGGAGGATAACGGAGGGTGTGCGCGTGACTGCTTCAACACTATCGGCTCCTACCACTGCCGCTGCCCTCGTGGCTACGAGCTGGGAAGGGACAAACACTCTTGCGAGG CCAACCCAACGTTCTGTCCTGTGATGGTGGCGCCTCTGCACGGGGAAATGACCTGCTCCCACAACCTCATTGGGAACGCTTACCCTCACGGCACCTCCTGTTCCATCTCCTGCTTCCTCGGGTTCGCCCTTCACGGTTCCCCCAATGCCACCTGCCTCCCCACTGGTGTCTGGTCCGCCAACCCTGCTACGTGCCGAG CCATGAAGTGTGCTATGCTCGTTGACGTGGACCACGGGAGGGTATCGCCGAAGAGGTGTACCAGAAGAACCTCCAGCGTGGGCCAGCACTGCTACCTCTCCTGCTCCCCGGGGTACAGAGTGGTGGGGAACCCCGTCAGGACCTGCCAGACTAGTGGATTATGGTCCCCTGAAACTTCCAGCCCGTACTGTGaaaagg ACTCCCTCAAGCCATTCATCCAGTGCCCCAGTGACGTGCAGGTGGATCTGGCGCCCCACATGAACTCCGCCTACGTGCGCCTTCCACAACCTAAGGCAAACGTGGACTGGTTCAG ATATGCACCAAGTGTTTCCCGGAGGAGAGGCGACTCCCGCGACTCTGAGGACCCGAG GTACGTGGACGCCTCCCCGGACTGGGCCAAGCAGCTGGAAGCGGACCTGCCGGCGGGGAAGACTACTGTGACCTTCGTGGCGCGCTCCCCAATGTCTGACGAGTCCGCCACGTGTTCCTTCATAGTGGAGGTGCGAG ACAAGGAGGACCCACAGGTGTTCGGGTGCCCTAAGTCCTTCACGGTGCTGCTGACGGAGGGGCAGGCGACGGCAGAGGTGATGTGGAAGGAGCCGCTCTTCAAGGACAACGTGGAAATCTCTCACTTATGGAAATCGCTG GAGCCCGGACGCCACCTGACGGCAGGAACCTACCCCGTGCATTACGTGGCCATGGACCCCTACAGGAACAGGGCCAAGTGCTCCTTCGTCGTCACTGTACAAC